One stretch of Eggerthella lenta DSM 2243 DNA includes these proteins:
- a CDS encoding GMP synthase, giving the protein MARIMHERVPLAVIEGGENMAEFQPDPFLTSLGMSVDQQRAYDAYCDAIVDASEAEMKRTGVTYTLDEVFEHAHEEVERLKREYPREDWGRPCSQ; this is encoded by the coding sequence ATGGCACGTATCATGCATGAACGCGTACCGCTTGCCGTAATCGAAGGAGGTGAGAACATGGCGGAATTTCAACCTGATCCGTTTTTGACGTCCCTTGGGATGTCGGTCGACCAGCAACGTGCATATGATGCGTACTGCGACGCGATTGTAGACGCCTCGGAAGCCGAGATGAAGCGCACGGGGGTTACGTACACCCTCGACGAGGTCTTCGAACATGCACACGAGGAAGTCGAGCGCCTTAAGCGTGAATATCCCCGAGAAGATTGGGGGCGGCCATGTTCCCAGTAA
- a CDS encoding HelD family protein, whose product MEHEHETPELDQEFDPVFEEEQQHLTETYAKLQTMGRDLLAKMEANSKDAAADKLAMVDELSVNLASYADAMETYADFATVNRVIDAYNLAQTVDAEKLTSIQVLLKQPYFAKVVLQMKPGQEPKELYIGTAGIADENYRRLVVDWRSPVAEVYYNQENGPTSYEANGRTIRVDLKLRRQFDIEADRLNAYFDTTVAIQDAMLLASLSKRRTAQMQAITATIQKEQNQVIRHADAPTLLVNGIAGSGKTSVLMQRIAYLFYQQRESLDPSEVFLITPNPVFERYIEGVLPDLGERNPECLTWDEFLRGLMPPERSGGQAPASLDAFERIDEACATFSFDQHDFKEIHCNGERLVTVGQILQVAAKFRNIPAGPHLVTLMREELLRRLDSRLKQLAASDKVLDEISMLTLDQQVELFRETFDPHDESQVREVAQQYVDLRFADARRAVENDDWLRIDRIGMRLLGVENLVPVEWLYLKMALTGLGNADAKYVMIDEVQDYTVAQLAVLARYFKRAHFLLLGDQNQAIAPGTATFDQVRALFREVRGPLEECRLMTSYRSTPEITQLFASLLDDDERLSISSIQRADTAPEIIACASEQDYDRELRRVLAQAVGDDGLTAVVVPQKHQAKLLRKKLGDAAPALIDAAATLPASGVVLVPLKLAKGLEFDHVIVPDASERAFPDDPLSRRRLYTTVSRATRGITLLAQGEVTPLLAGRA is encoded by the coding sequence TTGGAACACGAGCATGAAACTCCCGAACTCGATCAGGAATTCGACCCCGTATTCGAAGAAGAGCAGCAGCATCTGACCGAAACCTATGCCAAGCTGCAGACCATGGGTCGCGATCTGCTGGCGAAGATGGAGGCTAACAGCAAAGACGCGGCCGCCGACAAGCTGGCCATGGTCGACGAGCTGTCGGTGAACCTGGCCAGCTACGCCGACGCCATGGAAACCTATGCCGACTTCGCCACGGTGAACCGCGTCATCGACGCGTACAACCTGGCGCAAACCGTCGATGCGGAAAAGCTGACCAGCATCCAGGTGCTGCTCAAGCAACCTTATTTCGCCAAGGTGGTTCTGCAGATGAAGCCTGGGCAGGAGCCGAAGGAGCTCTACATCGGCACCGCCGGCATCGCCGACGAGAACTACCGCCGCCTTGTGGTGGACTGGCGCTCGCCGGTGGCCGAGGTGTACTACAACCAGGAGAACGGCCCCACGTCCTACGAGGCCAACGGCCGCACCATCCGCGTCGATCTCAAGCTGCGCCGCCAGTTCGACATCGAAGCCGATCGGCTGAACGCCTACTTCGACACGACCGTCGCCATCCAAGACGCCATGCTGCTGGCGTCGCTGTCGAAGCGCCGCACGGCGCAGATGCAGGCCATCACCGCCACCATCCAGAAAGAGCAGAACCAGGTCATCCGCCACGCGGACGCGCCCACCTTGCTGGTGAACGGCATCGCCGGCAGCGGGAAGACGTCGGTGCTCATGCAGCGCATCGCGTATCTGTTCTACCAGCAGCGCGAGAGCCTCGATCCCAGCGAGGTGTTCCTCATCACGCCGAACCCGGTGTTCGAGCGCTACATTGAAGGCGTGCTTCCCGACCTGGGGGAGCGCAATCCCGAATGCCTCACGTGGGATGAGTTCCTGCGAGGCCTCATGCCGCCCGAACGGTCCGGCGGACAGGCGCCTGCGTCGCTGGACGCGTTCGAGCGCATCGACGAAGCGTGCGCGACGTTCTCGTTCGACCAGCATGATTTCAAGGAGATCCACTGCAACGGCGAGCGCCTGGTCACGGTTGGACAAATCCTCCAAGTAGCGGCCAAGTTCAGAAACATCCCTGCTGGCCCCCACCTGGTCACGCTCATGCGCGAGGAGCTGCTGCGGCGTCTGGACAGCCGCTTGAAGCAGCTGGCGGCCTCGGACAAAGTGCTCGACGAGATCTCGATGCTTACCCTCGACCAGCAGGTGGAGCTGTTCCGCGAAACGTTCGACCCGCACGACGAGAGCCAGGTGCGCGAAGTGGCGCAGCAGTACGTCGATTTGCGGTTCGCCGACGCGCGCCGAGCCGTCGAGAACGACGACTGGCTGCGCATCGACCGCATCGGCATGCGCCTTCTGGGCGTGGAGAACCTCGTTCCGGTCGAGTGGCTGTACCTCAAGATGGCGCTGACGGGCCTCGGCAACGCAGATGCGAAGTACGTGATGATCGACGAGGTGCAGGACTACACGGTGGCCCAGCTGGCCGTGCTGGCGCGCTACTTCAAGCGCGCGCACTTCCTGTTGCTGGGCGATCAGAACCAGGCCATCGCCCCGGGCACCGCCACGTTCGACCAGGTGCGCGCGCTGTTCCGGGAGGTGCGCGGCCCGCTGGAGGAGTGCCGCCTCATGACCAGCTACCGCTCCACCCCCGAGATCACGCAGCTGTTCGCCAGCCTGCTGGACGATGACGAGCGCCTGAGCATCTCGTCCATCCAGCGCGCCGACACCGCGCCGGAGATCATCGCGTGCGCAAGCGAGCAGGATTACGACCGTGAGTTGCGGCGCGTTCTTGCTCAAGCGGTCGGCGACGACGGCCTCACTGCCGTGGTGGTGCCGCAGAAGCATCAGGCCAAGCTGCTGCGGAAGAAGCTGGGGGACGCGGCTCCCGCGCTCATCGACGCGGCCGCCACGCTGCCCGCCAGCGGCGTAGTGCTGGTGCCACTCAAGCTGGCGAAGGGACTGGAGTTCGACCACGTCATCGTCCCCGACGCCAGCGAGCGCGCGTTTCCCGACGACCCGCTGTCGCGCCGTCGCCTGTACACCACCGTTTCCCGTGCCACCCGCGGCATCACGTTGCTCGCGCAAGGCGAGGTTACCCCGCTGCTGGCCGGGCGGGCGTAG
- a CDS encoding helix-turn-helix transcriptional regulator, translated as MVGEKLMKLRKKRGMSQQEVASALGVTRQTVSNWECDQGAPSLDKAADLARLYGVSLDDLVADEVEVVVADPDQAAGKPRDLHVLRHLEGKQCRICYRYTHDEIDIFKAVSMPEKARVLDVSDGWLRVEHELGGGAPWSKKETAVRLIDIDIIDSILAWPNEDDSPHAATCEEAIS; from the coding sequence ATGGTGGGCGAGAAGCTTATGAAGCTGCGGAAGAAGCGGGGGATGAGCCAGCAGGAGGTGGCGTCCGCGCTGGGCGTGACGCGGCAGACCGTTTCCAATTGGGAATGCGATCAGGGTGCTCCGTCGCTCGACAAGGCGGCCGATCTCGCCCGTCTGTACGGCGTGAGCCTGGACGATCTGGTGGCCGACGAGGTGGAAGTGGTAGTGGCCGATCCCGATCAGGCCGCTGGAAAGCCGCGTGACCTGCATGTGCTCCGCCATCTGGAAGGCAAGCAATGCCGCATCTGCTATCGGTATACGCATGATGAAATCGACATCTTCAAAGCGGTTTCGATGCCCGAGAAAGCGCGCGTGCTCGATGTCAGCGATGGTTGGCTGCGCGTCGAACACGAGCTGGGCGGCGGTGCGCCCTGGTCGAAGAAGGAAACCGCAGTGCGCCTTATCGACATCGATATCATCGACAGCATACTGGCTTGGCCGAACGAGGATGATAGTCCGCATGCGGCAACGTGCGAGGAGGCGATCTCGTGA
- the tatC gene encoding twin-arginine translocase subunit TatC, which yields MPVGPARMPLFDHLGELRMRLVRIIACLAIAVVVFYMATPIISQFLLQPISPYLPEGTDGLLAGTIVLDPFEAFATRFKISIWTSVVACSPVILWQILAFFLPALKPSERKWFVPTFAAAVSLFIFGTIFCYLIILDPAFQWLTDQAAGLGEVVPRASTYIDMIIKFELGFGFAFELPLIVFYLVIFDIVPYKKLRGSWRTVYVVLMVVSAMATPDASPITMLLMFAALLVLYEGSLLIARVVLRNRIKKQNEELDAEEAEERAAELGIKKAKKSK from the coding sequence ATGCCCGTCGGACCGGCACGAATGCCCCTATTCGATCACCTGGGCGAGCTCCGCATGCGCCTGGTGCGCATCATCGCTTGCCTTGCCATCGCCGTAGTCGTGTTCTACATGGCAACGCCTATTATCAGCCAGTTCTTGCTTCAGCCGATTTCTCCGTATCTGCCGGAGGGTACCGATGGTTTGTTGGCGGGCACGATCGTGCTCGATCCGTTCGAGGCGTTTGCGACTCGTTTCAAGATATCGATCTGGACCTCGGTCGTTGCTTGTTCTCCCGTTATCCTATGGCAGATTCTTGCGTTCTTTCTGCCGGCGCTCAAGCCGAGCGAGCGCAAGTGGTTCGTTCCCACGTTTGCCGCGGCCGTGAGCTTGTTTATATTCGGCACGATCTTCTGCTATCTCATTATTCTCGATCCCGCGTTTCAGTGGCTGACGGATCAGGCTGCAGGTCTGGGTGAAGTGGTGCCGCGAGCGTCGACCTATATCGACATGATCATCAAGTTCGAGCTGGGCTTCGGCTTTGCGTTCGAGCTACCGCTCATCGTGTTCTACCTCGTCATCTTCGACATCGTCCCGTACAAGAAGCTGCGCGGCAGCTGGCGCACGGTGTACGTCGTGCTCATGGTCGTCTCGGCTATGGCCACGCCGGACGCTTCGCCGATCACCATGCTGCTCATGTTCGCGGCGTTGCTGGTGCTGTACGAAGGCAGCTTGCTCATCGCCCGCGTCGTCCTGCGAAACCGCATCAAGAAGCAGAACGAGGAGCTTGACGCGGAAGAGGCGGAGGAACGCGCTGCCGAGCTCGGCATCAAGAAGGCCAAGAAATCGAAGTAG
- a CDS encoding amidohydrolase family protein — MLLCAQYILPITSEPFQKGAVLVRDNVIRDIGTAEMLKLRYPDEEVVDFGQAAIMPGLVDLHTHLENSVMRGIVHDVPYTTWVTSMLEKSAKMDVSDWYDSAILGGLEALSSGITCVADITATGAACTATQKLGMRSVIYREVGAMDKRRVDYAMRIAENDIMHWREEVDGDRITIGVAPAAMYACHPSMFSKVSEFARRENVPVAMHVAGNREEYNFIKYGSSPFSVHTMDQKRGFVEIPPWLPTGTTPVRYALNWGAFESDNVLAIHCVHVDDKDVQKLKEYDVAVAVCPRCNAQLGMGVAPINEFMRAGLRLGMGTDSPAATDSTDMLTEMRIGMLVQRAVNVGEFLDSATMLEMATIGGARALKLDDKIGSLEIGKLADIIAVDLSGSHQTPTTDPVSAVVNTCSGADILMTMVNGTALYEKNKWNVGVEVARNIARIIEIRGKLRL, encoded by the coding sequence ATGCTTTTGTGCGCACAATACATTCTTCCCATCACGTCCGAGCCGTTTCAGAAGGGCGCGGTGCTTGTCCGCGACAACGTCATCCGCGACATCGGCACGGCCGAGATGCTCAAGCTGCGCTATCCCGACGAAGAAGTGGTCGATTTCGGCCAGGCGGCTATCATGCCGGGCCTCGTCGACCTGCACACGCACCTCGAGAACTCCGTGATGCGCGGTATCGTGCACGATGTGCCCTATACCACGTGGGTCACGTCCATGTTGGAGAAAAGCGCAAAGATGGACGTGAGCGACTGGTACGACTCCGCTATCCTCGGGGGTCTTGAAGCGCTGTCCAGCGGCATTACCTGCGTCGCCGATATCACTGCCACCGGCGCCGCATGCACCGCCACGCAGAAGTTGGGCATGCGCAGCGTCATCTACCGCGAGGTGGGCGCCATGGACAAGCGCCGCGTCGATTACGCCATGCGCATCGCCGAGAACGACATCATGCACTGGCGCGAAGAGGTTGACGGCGACCGCATCACCATCGGCGTGGCTCCCGCGGCTATGTATGCCTGCCATCCGTCCATGTTCTCGAAGGTGTCCGAATTCGCTCGGCGCGAGAACGTGCCCGTCGCCATGCACGTGGCCGGCAACCGCGAAGAGTACAACTTCATCAAGTACGGCTCGTCGCCGTTCTCGGTGCACACGATGGACCAGAAGCGCGGCTTCGTGGAGATTCCGCCGTGGCTGCCCACCGGCACGACGCCCGTGCGCTACGCTTTGAACTGGGGCGCGTTCGAGTCCGACAACGTGCTGGCCATCCACTGCGTGCACGTGGACGACAAAGACGTGCAGAAGCTGAAAGAGTACGACGTGGCCGTGGCCGTGTGCCCGCGCTGCAACGCGCAGCTGGGCATGGGCGTGGCTCCCATCAACGAGTTCATGCGCGCAGGCCTTCGCCTGGGCATGGGGACCGATTCGCCGGCCGCAACCGACTCCACCGACATGCTCACCGAGATGCGCATCGGCATGCTGGTGCAGCGCGCGGTGAACGTGGGCGAGTTCCTGGATTCGGCCACCATGCTGGAGATGGCCACCATCGGCGGCGCCCGCGCGCTCAAGCTGGACGACAAGATCGGCTCCCTGGAAATAGGCAAGCTGGCCGACATCATCGCGGTCGACCTGTCCGGCTCGCATCAGACGCCCACCACCGATCCGGTTTCGGCCGTGGTCAACACCTGCAGCGGCGCCGACATCCTCATGACCATGGTGAACGGCACCGCGCTGTACGAGAAGAACAAGTGGAACGTGGGCGTCGAGGTTGCCAGGAACATCGCCCGCATCATCGAAATCCGCGGTAAGTTGAGGTTGTAA
- a CDS encoding response regulator — MADGYRILVVEDDAAVRRLVTTTLDLHGYAYREARTASQALLELSSQPPDLAILDLGLPDGDGVEVIRTLRGWSSLPVIVLSARLEDADKVEALDAGADDYLVKPFSVEELLARVRVALRRLDRERAMKGDADEAVYRNGSLRIDYAAGSVWRDDEEIHLTPFEYKLLCLLARNTGKVLTHNYLLKEVWGTILASDRSSLRVFMATLRKKIEPDPANPRYIQTHVGVGYRMMRVE, encoded by the coding sequence GTGGCTGATGGGTACCGGATACTGGTGGTAGAGGACGACGCGGCGGTGCGGCGCCTTGTGACGACCACGCTCGATTTGCACGGATATGCGTACCGGGAAGCCCGTACGGCGTCGCAGGCGCTGCTCGAACTGTCGTCGCAGCCGCCCGATCTGGCTATCCTCGATCTCGGTTTGCCCGACGGAGACGGGGTGGAGGTCATTCGCACGCTGCGCGGGTGGTCGTCGCTGCCGGTCATCGTGCTATCGGCGCGTTTGGAGGATGCCGACAAAGTGGAAGCGCTCGATGCCGGAGCGGACGATTACCTGGTGAAACCGTTCTCAGTCGAGGAGCTGCTGGCTCGCGTGCGCGTGGCGCTGCGCCGATTGGATCGGGAGCGAGCGATGAAGGGGGATGCGGACGAAGCCGTCTACCGCAACGGGAGCCTCCGCATCGATTATGCGGCAGGCAGCGTGTGGCGCGACGACGAGGAGATTCACCTCACGCCGTTCGAATACAAGCTCCTCTGTCTGCTGGCGCGCAATACCGGCAAGGTACTCACGCACAACTACCTGCTCAAAGAGGTGTGGGGCACCATACTCGCGTCCGATCGCTCGTCGCTTCGCGTGTTCATGGCCACGCTTCGCAAGAAGATCGAGCCCGATCCTGCGAACCCTCGCTACATCCAAACCCACGTAGGGGTAGGGTATCGCATGATGCGCGTGGAATAG
- a CDS encoding helix-turn-helix domain-containing protein has translation MDEAELRSDLATGETPSIEFKRCGNSVGRDTFETICSFANSFGGSIYLGVEDDGNAIGIPEENIVPVKRNVTNVVHNPNVFDPPATLEFEDIVFEGSSLVRIWIPPSPSIHRYKGRIFERIEDADVVVSTESQLTALCVRKQNIYTEQRVFPYVEASDLRMDLLPAIRTMATGKRTRHPWNGMTDEDLLHSAGLFGKNFVTGEKGFNLAAVLLLGDADVIRSLCPSYKTDAVVRISDQDRYDDRVIVTSNLIEAFDQLTGFCTKHLPDRFHLEGSVRVSPRDIIVREVISNMLVHREYTSPFPAKLIIDNERLRTENASRAPFMGRITLSDFNPIPKNPLIGAFFNNIGLAEELGSGTRNLYKYTKVYSGAEPVLNEGAIFTTTVPLHVENVEPVAERPHDMLSLARQIALDRGYATVSDLERKGVARRTAQRELAALAQQGTLQAKGNGRARKYFLP, from the coding sequence ATGGACGAAGCAGAATTGCGCAGCGACCTCGCAACCGGAGAGACCCCCTCCATCGAGTTCAAACGCTGCGGAAACTCGGTTGGAAGAGACACGTTCGAGACCATCTGCTCTTTCGCGAACAGCTTCGGGGGCAGCATCTACCTGGGAGTAGAAGACGATGGAAACGCAATCGGAATCCCCGAAGAGAATATCGTGCCCGTGAAAAGGAACGTGACCAACGTGGTTCACAATCCGAACGTTTTCGACCCGCCGGCCACCCTTGAGTTCGAAGACATCGTTTTCGAGGGCTCGTCGCTTGTTCGGATATGGATTCCTCCCAGTCCGTCGATCCACCGATACAAAGGGAGGATATTCGAGCGCATCGAGGACGCCGACGTTGTCGTGAGCACCGAAAGCCAGCTTACGGCTTTGTGCGTACGCAAGCAGAACATCTACACCGAGCAGCGGGTGTTCCCGTATGTGGAAGCAAGTGATTTGCGCATGGATTTGCTTCCCGCCATCCGAACGATGGCCACGGGAAAACGAACCCGACACCCTTGGAACGGCATGACCGACGAAGACCTCTTGCATTCGGCAGGGCTTTTCGGCAAGAACTTCGTCACGGGCGAAAAAGGATTCAACCTTGCAGCCGTCTTGTTGTTGGGCGATGCCGACGTCATTCGGTCGCTGTGCCCTTCCTATAAAACGGATGCCGTTGTCAGGATAAGCGACCAGGATCGATACGACGATCGCGTCATCGTCACAAGCAATCTGATAGAAGCCTTCGACCAACTCACCGGCTTTTGCACGAAACATCTGCCGGATCGGTTCCACCTTGAAGGCTCCGTTCGCGTGAGCCCTCGCGACATCATCGTTCGCGAGGTAATCTCGAACATGCTCGTGCATCGCGAATACACGAGCCCATTTCCTGCAAAACTCATCATCGACAATGAAAGGTTGCGCACGGAAAATGCAAGTCGCGCCCCTTTCATGGGTCGAATCACGCTGAGCGATTTCAATCCTATCCCAAAGAACCCCCTGATAGGCGCATTCTTCAACAACATCGGGCTGGCGGAAGAGCTGGGTTCCGGCACACGGAACCTGTACAAATACACCAAAGTCTACTCTGGGGCGGAACCGGTTCTCAACGAGGGGGCGATTTTCACAACGACGGTCCCCCTGCACGTCGAGAACGTCGAACCCGTCGCGGAGCGTCCTCACGATATGCTTTCTCTTGCAAGACAAATCGCCTTGGATCGTGGATATGCAACGGTTTCCGATCTCGAGCGCAAGGGAGTCGCCCGCAGAACCGCTCAGCGCGAACTGGCAGCACTCGCCCAACAGGGGACGCTGCAAGCGAAAGGAAACGGTCGGGCCCGAAAATATTTCCTGCCTTAA
- a CDS encoding Sec-independent protein translocase subunit TatA/TatB, translating into MFGIGGFELFLILLFGFLIFGPDKLPAMAKTLGKAINKFRSAQEEMNKVLKTEVYDPTSDEPFKNPLEALSKVGEIGKDDKEEKTESFSERKARYDKERAAKKAAEAEKAGAAETTATTAAAATATAAAAKPVAKPDGSFAKPEEPKAAETAKPAAKPESTAAKPKPSPDELYGTKPAAKKPATKPTAAKAAAASKSAAKPTAKTDAEKAAARSAAAKKAAATRAANRKAAAEAAAKANKNEKGE; encoded by the coding sequence TTGTTTGGTATAGGTGGATTCGAGCTATTCCTCATTCTGCTGTTCGGGTTTTTGATCTTCGGACCCGACAAGCTGCCTGCTATGGCTAAGACGCTGGGCAAGGCTATCAACAAGTTCAGAAGCGCACAGGAAGAAATGAACAAGGTGCTCAAGACGGAGGTCTACGACCCTACGTCCGATGAGCCGTTCAAGAACCCGCTGGAGGCGCTGTCGAAGGTCGGCGAGATCGGCAAAGACGACAAGGAGGAGAAGACCGAGAGCTTCTCCGAGCGCAAGGCTCGCTACGACAAGGAGCGCGCAGCCAAGAAGGCCGCCGAAGCCGAGAAGGCCGGTGCTGCCGAAACGACTGCGACGACGGCCGCAGCCGCTACGGCGACCGCCGCTGCTGCCAAGCCGGTGGCCAAGCCCGACGGATCGTTCGCCAAGCCGGAAGAGCCGAAGGCTGCGGAGACTGCGAAGCCGGCCGCCAAGCCTGAGTCGACCGCCGCGAAGCCGAAGCCGTCGCCCGACGAGCTGTACGGCACGAAACCCGCCGCTAAGAAGCCGGCTACCAAGCCGACGGCTGCGAAAGCCGCCGCCGCTTCCAAGAGCGCTGCGAAGCCTACGGCCAAGACCGATGCCGAGAAGGCTGCCGCACGCTCTGCCGCGGCGAAGAAGGCCGCTGCAACGCGCGCGGCGAACAGGAAGGCAGCCGCCGAAGCGGCCGCCAAGGCCAACAAGAACGAGAAGGGGGAGTAA
- a CDS encoding class I SAM-dependent methyltransferase, which produces MSIDTATGKEAPADISSERVKDIFSTIAKKYERFNAVSSFGAYKTWLAGMMRQAPIDENADVLDIAGGTGDVTFTVARAKHPRHIQCTDLVDEMLDVARMHYEDGKAEGVPVDFEVVDAQHIPYADESYDAITMAYGIRNMPERDQALSEMFRVLKPGGALVCLEFSTPPNAVWRALYGFYLKHLIPFWGGLITGDREGFVYLSRSIKAFPNQQGLAAMMEKAGFEDVTWKNYTGGIAAVHVAKKPKA; this is translated from the coding sequence GTGAGCATCGATACCGCTACCGGCAAGGAAGCGCCCGCGGACATCTCGTCCGAACGCGTGAAAGACATCTTCTCCACCATCGCGAAAAAATACGAGCGGTTCAACGCCGTCTCCAGCTTCGGCGCGTACAAGACATGGCTGGCGGGCATGATGCGCCAGGCGCCCATCGACGAGAACGCCGACGTGCTGGACATCGCAGGCGGCACCGGCGACGTGACGTTCACCGTGGCGCGCGCGAAGCATCCGCGCCATATCCAGTGCACCGATCTCGTGGATGAGATGCTGGACGTGGCCCGCATGCACTATGAGGACGGTAAGGCCGAGGGCGTACCGGTTGACTTCGAGGTGGTGGACGCACAGCATATCCCCTATGCCGACGAGTCGTACGACGCCATCACCATGGCGTACGGCATCCGCAACATGCCCGAGCGCGACCAGGCGCTTTCCGAAATGTTCCGCGTGCTCAAGCCCGGAGGAGCGCTGGTGTGCCTGGAGTTCTCAACGCCGCCGAACGCCGTATGGCGCGCGCTGTACGGCTTCTACCTCAAGCACCTCATCCCCTTCTGGGGCGGCCTGATCACGGGCGACCGCGAGGGCTTCGTGTACCTGTCGCGCTCCATCAAGGCCTTCCCTAACCAGCAAGGCCTGGCAGCCATGATGGAGAAAGCCGGGTTCGAGGATGTGACCTGGAAAAACTATACCGGCGGCATCGCCGCCGTCCACGTGGCGAAAAAGCCGAAGGCGTAG